The Petropleomorpha daqingensis genome includes a window with the following:
- a CDS encoding ABC transporter permease, translating to MSVIASEWTKLRSVAGTWWCTAIYLLTAVTLGWLAAASTDRSSSAAIAVSGALTGFGFAQLVLVVLGVLAGAGEFSTGMAVASFTAVPRRWRLLAAKTVVVAAWSALLTAVAAAGCGLAARTLTAVPGGVSLVAPDVLRQLVLQVAWGALVAVLSVALGTLLRSSAGGIGLGLALVFVLPPVLSLAGGRWAERTAQALPALRVGEDAFLSVATSWPVGLAVVGGWALVAWAVSALLLERRDV from the coding sequence GTGAGCGTGATCGCCTCCGAGTGGACCAAGCTGCGCTCGGTCGCCGGCACCTGGTGGTGCACGGCGATCTACCTGCTCACCGCCGTCACCCTGGGCTGGTTAGCGGCCGCGAGCACCGACCGGTCGTCGTCGGCGGCGATCGCCGTCTCGGGGGCGCTGACCGGGTTCGGGTTCGCCCAGCTGGTGCTGGTCGTGCTGGGCGTGCTCGCCGGCGCGGGGGAGTTCTCGACCGGCATGGCGGTGGCGTCGTTCACCGCGGTGCCGCGTCGGTGGCGGCTGCTGGCGGCGAAGACGGTCGTGGTGGCCGCGTGGTCGGCGCTGCTCACGGCGGTGGCCGCCGCCGGCTGCGGGCTGGCGGCGCGGACGCTGACCGCCGTCCCGGGCGGGGTGTCCCTGGTCGCGCCGGACGTGCTCCGGCAGCTGGTGCTGCAGGTCGCGTGGGGTGCGCTGGTCGCCGTGCTCTCCGTGGCCCTGGGCACGCTGCTGCGCTCGAGCGCGGGTGGCATCGGGCTCGGGCTGGCGCTGGTGTTCGTGCTGCCGCCGGTGCTGTCGCTGGCCGGGGGACGGTGGGCCGAGCGGACGGCGCAGGCCCTGCCCGCGCTGCGGGTCGGCGAGGACGCCTTCCTGTCCGTGGCGACGTCCTGGCCGGTGGGGCTGGCGGTGGTCGGCGGCTGGGCGCTCGTGGCGTGGGCGGTCTCGGCGCTGTTGCTGGAGCGCCGCGACGTCTAG
- a CDS encoding DUF3037 domain-containing protein, with translation MTSKAVTSKDTFEYAVLRVVPRVERGEALNAGVLVYCRQRDYLGSRVHLDVDRLRALDPTADAAAIAQALQAAADVCAADPGAGAAGREALGSRFRWLTAPRSTVVQPGPVHTGLTDDPDAEADRLFRLLVLPVTP, from the coding sequence ATGACCTCGAAGGCTGTGACCTCGAAGGACACCTTCGAGTACGCGGTGCTGCGCGTGGTGCCGCGGGTCGAGCGCGGGGAGGCGCTCAACGCCGGGGTGCTCGTCTACTGCCGGCAGCGCGACTACCTCGGCTCGCGCGTGCACCTGGACGTCGACCGGCTGCGGGCGCTGGACCCCACCGCCGACGCCGCCGCGATCGCGCAGGCGCTGCAGGCCGCGGCCGACGTCTGCGCCGCTGACCCCGGCGCCGGAGCCGCCGGGCGGGAGGCGCTGGGGTCGCGGTTCCGGTGGCTCACCGCCCCGCGGAGCACCGTCGTCCAGCCGGGGCCCGTGCACACCGGCCTCACCGACGACCCCGACGCCGAGGCCGACCGCCTCTTCCGCCTCCTGGTCCTCCCCGTCACCCCGTAG
- a CDS encoding phosphoadenylyl-sulfate reductase: MTTAVRPTPELAAEADARFGSIADPVEQALAVLTWAGETFGEDFAITSSMADGLLAHLAGTAIPGVKVVFLDTGYHFAETIGTRDWITSALPITLVDVTPAQTVAEQDAEHGAKLHDRDPDLCCSLRKVQPLARTLAGFAAWGSGVRRDESATRTNTRLVDWDAKRGMVKVNPIAAWTQDDVDAYLERHQVPVNPLFELGYGSIGCAPCTRPVAPGEDPRAGRWAGRNKTECGLHT, from the coding sequence GTGACCACCGCCGTCCGACCCACGCCGGAACTGGCCGCCGAGGCCGATGCGCGCTTCGGGAGCATCGCCGACCCGGTCGAGCAGGCCCTCGCCGTCCTGACCTGGGCGGGTGAGACGTTCGGCGAGGACTTCGCCATCACCTCCTCCATGGCCGACGGGCTGCTCGCGCACCTCGCCGGCACCGCGATCCCTGGCGTCAAGGTCGTCTTCCTCGACACCGGCTACCACTTCGCCGAGACGATCGGCACCCGCGACTGGATAACCTCCGCCCTGCCGATCACCCTGGTCGACGTGACGCCGGCGCAGACGGTGGCCGAGCAGGACGCCGAGCACGGCGCGAAGCTGCACGACCGCGACCCCGACCTGTGCTGCTCGCTGCGCAAGGTGCAGCCGCTGGCCCGGACGCTGGCCGGCTTCGCCGCGTGGGGCTCCGGTGTCCGCCGCGACGAGTCCGCGACCAGGACGAACACCCGGCTGGTCGACTGGGACGCCAAGCGCGGCATGGTCAAGGTCAACCCGATCGCCGCCTGGACCCAGGACGACGTCGACGCCTATCTCGAGCGCCACCAGGTGCCGGTGAACCCGCTGTTCGAGCTGGGCTACGGCTCGATCGGCTGCGCGCCGTGCACCCGCCCGGTCGCGCCGGGCGAGGACCCCCGCGCGGGTCGCTGGGCCGGCCGGAACAAGACGGAGTGCGGCCTGCACACCTGA
- a CDS encoding VOC family protein: MRIAAVAVSATDLSRAVAFYEGLGFRFPPLEAGTQHIEAEAGIRLMIDDAGLLAGLHGEPPRPGNTAGFAVLFDSPTQVDDAARRAADSGGTVVLEAFDAPWGQRYATVADPDGWRVDLFCPLA, translated from the coding sequence ATGCGGATCGCTGCCGTGGCCGTGAGCGCCACCGACCTGTCCCGCGCCGTCGCCTTCTACGAGGGGCTCGGCTTCCGGTTCCCGCCGTTGGAGGCCGGCACCCAGCACATCGAGGCGGAGGCCGGCATCCGGCTGATGATCGACGACGCCGGGCTGCTGGCGGGGCTGCACGGCGAGCCGCCGCGGCCGGGCAACACCGCGGGCTTCGCCGTCCTCTTCGACTCGCCGACCCAGGTGGACGACGCGGCCCGGCGAGCCGCGGACTCCGGGGGCACCGTCGTCCTCGAGGCCTTCGACGCCCCGTGGGGTCAGCGCTACGCGACCGTGGCCGACCCCGACGGCTGGCGGGTCGACCTCTTCTGCCCCCTGGCGTGA
- a CDS encoding ABC transporter ATP-binding protein, with the protein MIELDGLTKRYGARVAVDDLTVRIEPGRVTGFLGPNGSGKTTTMRCVVGLTRPTAGTATVLGVPYRDLDVPMRRVGVLVDPRARHPGRTARAHLLALARSNRLPVSRVDDVLDLVGLTDVAEDKAGGFSLGMGQRLGIAAALLGDPDVLLLDEPVNGLDPEGIRWVRELLRDLAAEGRTVLVSSHLMSEMEDTADHLVVVGRGRLLADAPIEELLGARSVVRVRTPAVRLLAAALVRSGAEVSAEDDGALEVLGLDAAAVGEVAYAAGVPLHELTRVTASLEAAYLALTHDEVEYRAVAR; encoded by the coding sequence GTGATCGAGCTCGACGGGCTGACCAAGCGCTACGGCGCCCGCGTCGCCGTCGACGACCTCACCGTCCGCATCGAGCCGGGCCGGGTGACCGGCTTCCTCGGCCCCAACGGGTCGGGCAAGACGACGACGATGCGCTGCGTCGTCGGGCTCACCCGGCCGACGGCGGGGACGGCGACCGTGCTCGGCGTGCCCTACCGCGACCTCGACGTGCCGATGCGCCGCGTCGGCGTGCTCGTCGACCCGCGCGCCCGGCACCCGGGGCGGACGGCGCGCGCCCACCTGCTCGCCCTGGCCCGGTCCAACCGGCTGCCGGTCTCGCGGGTCGACGACGTGCTCGACCTGGTCGGCCTCACCGACGTCGCCGAGGACAAGGCGGGTGGGTTCTCGCTCGGCATGGGGCAGCGGCTGGGCATCGCCGCCGCGCTGCTCGGCGATCCCGACGTCCTGCTGCTCGACGAGCCGGTCAACGGCCTCGACCCCGAGGGGATCCGCTGGGTGCGCGAGCTGCTGCGCGACCTCGCCGCCGAGGGCCGCACGGTGCTGGTCTCCAGCCACCTGATGAGCGAGATGGAGGACACCGCCGACCACCTGGTGGTCGTCGGCCGGGGCCGGCTGCTCGCCGACGCCCCGATCGAGGAGCTGCTCGGCGCGCGGTCGGTGGTGCGGGTGCGCACGCCGGCGGTGCGGCTGCTGGCAGCGGCACTGGTCCGGTCCGGCGCAGAGGTGTCGGCCGAGGACGACGGCGCGCTGGAGGTGCTCGGCCTCGACGCCGCCGCGGTCGGCGAGGTCGCCTACGCCGCCGGGGTGCCGCTGCACGAGCTGACCCGGGTGACCGCATCGCTGGAGGCCGCCTACCTCGCGCTCACCCACGACGAGGTCGAGTACCGCGCGGTGGCCCGGTGA
- a CDS encoding formate/nitrite transporter family protein, protein MTTYDARAELGDSDAPAEDQVAEAFETIVSEGAQRLHRSWREVLATGLAGGLEVATGVLALLAVLAETGSHLLAGLAFSIGFIALLLARSELFTEGFLVPVTAVVARRASWPQLGKLWGGTLVANLLGGWAFAWLIMQAFPQLRATAIESATTFVDAPLDLRAVCLALLAGSTLTLMTRMQHGTTSDPAKIVAAVAGGFLLAGLSLFHSILDSLIVFAALHAGAPFGYGDWLGWFWYTALLNMAGGLLVVTFLRLLRSKNLIERERSAASAGD, encoded by the coding sequence GTGACCACCTACGACGCCCGGGCCGAGCTCGGCGACTCCGACGCGCCGGCCGAGGACCAGGTCGCCGAGGCCTTCGAGACGATCGTCAGCGAGGGCGCCCAGCGCCTGCACCGCAGCTGGCGGGAGGTGCTGGCGACCGGGCTGGCCGGCGGCCTGGAGGTGGCCACCGGGGTGCTCGCGCTGCTCGCCGTCCTGGCCGAGACCGGCAGCCACCTGCTGGCCGGGCTGGCCTTCAGCATCGGGTTCATCGCGCTGCTGCTGGCCCGCAGCGAGCTGTTCACCGAGGGCTTCCTCGTGCCGGTCACCGCCGTGGTGGCCAGGCGCGCGTCCTGGCCGCAGCTGGGCAAGCTGTGGGGCGGCACGCTGGTCGCGAACCTGCTGGGCGGGTGGGCCTTCGCCTGGCTGATCATGCAGGCCTTCCCCCAGCTCCGGGCCACGGCGATCGAGTCGGCCACGACGTTCGTCGACGCACCGCTGGACCTGCGCGCGGTCTGCCTGGCGCTGCTGGCCGGCAGCACGCTCACCCTGATGACCCGCATGCAGCACGGGACGACGTCGGACCCGGCGAAGATCGTGGCGGCGGTCGCCGGCGGCTTCCTGCTCGCCGGGCTGTCGCTGTTCCACTCGATCCTCGACTCGCTGATCGTCTTCGCCGCGCTGCACGCCGGCGCCCCGTTCGGCTACGGCGACTGGCTCGGCTGGTTCTGGTACACCGCGCTGCTCAACATGGCCGGGGGACTGCTGGTGGTGACCTTCCTGCGGCTGCTGCGCAGCAAGAACCTCATCGAGCGGGAGCGGTCCGCGGCCTCAGCCGGCGACTGA
- a CDS encoding 4a-hydroxytetrahydrobiopterin dehydratase, with the protein MPARLSPDELSAALHGLPLWSGDGEGIHRSVELPSFRDAVAAIGSIADVAEEMDHHPDIDLRWRTLHLHVVTHSAGGVTENDLELARRIDALLPG; encoded by the coding sequence ATGCCAGCGCGCCTCTCCCCCGACGAGCTCTCGGCCGCCCTGCACGGCCTGCCGCTGTGGTCCGGCGACGGCGAGGGCATCCACCGCAGCGTCGAGCTGCCCAGCTTCCGCGACGCCGTCGCCGCGATCGGCTCCATCGCCGACGTCGCCGAGGAGATGGACCACCACCCGGACATCGACCTGCGCTGGCGCACCCTGCACCTGCACGTGGTCACGCACTCCGCCGGCGGGGTGACCGAGAACGACCTGGAGCTGGCCCGCCGCATCGATGCGCTGCTACCGGGCTGA
- a CDS encoding monooxygenase, protein MSAPLTTLHVWGVPGRAVPAALLRMAAGRRPLRRTSGLRFAKLLGTGSGRTFTLRDADPRRWALLAVWDDDAAAEAFEGSPVVRRWRRLAEEEFTARLRPLAARGRWSRREPFGSPAPQRWDGPVAAITRARLVPRQALAFWRAVPPVSADLHAGPGLRLALGIGEAPIGLQGTFSVWESAAALNDFAYGRAAHAVVVDRTAREGWYAEELFARFALLSVTGTIGGRSA, encoded by the coding sequence GTGAGCGCGCCGCTGACCACCCTGCACGTCTGGGGGGTGCCGGGCCGGGCGGTGCCCGCGGCGCTGCTGCGGATGGCGGCCGGCCGCCGGCCGCTGCGCCGCACGTCCGGGCTGCGGTTCGCCAAGCTGCTGGGCACCGGCAGCGGCCGGACGTTTACCCTCAGGGACGCCGACCCCCGGCGGTGGGCGCTGCTGGCGGTCTGGGACGACGACGCCGCGGCCGAGGCCTTCGAGGGCTCGCCGGTCGTGCGGCGGTGGCGGCGGCTCGCCGAGGAGGAGTTCACCGCCCGGCTGCGGCCCCTCGCCGCGCGGGGGCGGTGGTCGCGCCGCGAGCCGTTCGGGTCGCCCGCGCCGCAGCGGTGGGACGGCCCGGTCGCCGCGATCACCCGCGCGCGGCTCGTCCCGCGGCAGGCTCTGGCGTTCTGGCGCGCCGTCCCGCCGGTCTCCGCCGACCTGCACGCCGGCCCCGGGCTCCGGCTGGCCCTGGGCATCGGCGAGGCGCCGATCGGCCTGCAGGGGACGTTCAGCGTGTGGGAGTCGGCCGCGGCGCTCAACGACTTCGCCTACGGCCGGGCGGCGCACGCCGTCGTCGTCGACCGGACGGCGCGCGAGGGCTGGTACGCCGAGGAGCTGTTCGCCCGGTTCGCCCTGCTGTCGGTGACGGGCACGATCGGCGGACGGTCGGCATGA
- a CDS encoding DUF1990 family protein, which yields MGLLRVADLDRLSSAPFTYPEVGATQDDELPPGYAHGMRTAVVGRGRADFERAVAAVFDWRMQKAVGLRVRASGPPSAPGTVVVLTAGLRRFGYDIPCRVVWARTDGDAQGFAYGSLPGHPESGEESFLVTLRPDGDVVFTTRVFSRLASPLARLGGPVSRAVQAAALDRYATAVERTS from the coding sequence GTGGGACTGCTGCGGGTCGCCGACCTCGACCGGCTGAGCAGTGCCCCTTTCACGTATCCCGAGGTCGGCGCCACGCAGGACGACGAGCTGCCGCCCGGGTACGCGCACGGCATGCGCACCGCCGTCGTCGGCCGCGGGCGCGCCGACTTCGAGCGGGCGGTCGCCGCCGTCTTCGACTGGCGCATGCAGAAGGCCGTCGGCCTGCGGGTGCGGGCGAGCGGGCCGCCGTCGGCCCCCGGCACCGTCGTCGTCCTCACCGCCGGGCTGCGCCGGTTCGGCTACGACATCCCGTGCCGGGTGGTCTGGGCGCGCACGGACGGCGACGCGCAGGGGTTCGCGTACGGCAGCCTGCCCGGGCACCCGGAGAGCGGCGAGGAGAGCTTCCTGGTCACGCTCCGGCCGGACGGCGACGTCGTCTTCACCACCCGGGTGTTCTCGCGGCTGGCGAGCCCGCTGGCCCGGCTGGGCGGGCCGGTCAGCCGGGCGGTGCAGGCGGCCGCGCTCGACCGCTACGCAACCGCCGTCGAGCGCACGAGCTAG
- a CDS encoding HipA family kinase: MPSLPAGNVSRTVLPAVTATRYVTPLREGGSLPGLMEADDLGTYVVKWRAAGQGVRVLVAEVVCGELARALGLPVPALATVDVAAELAVGEPDFEVQELMQRSAGRNLGLDYLPGALDFEAGVASVDPELAGRVLWFDALVGNVDRSWRNPNMLFWHGRLHLIDHGAALTFHHHWPGAAAAVARPYDAAQHALIECSPDVGAADAALGALVTRSLLEEVLAQVPDEWLDEEGPRERYVEQLLARLDARSSWLPGLLEAAHTGRAGRRRAPRGENRPGWLGPPPPEGVTQR, encoded by the coding sequence GTGCCCAGCCTGCCTGCCGGTAACGTCTCGCGCACTGTGCTGCCCGCCGTCACCGCCACCCGCTACGTCACCCCGCTGCGCGAGGGTGGCTCGCTGCCGGGGCTCATGGAAGCCGACGACCTGGGCACCTACGTGGTCAAGTGGCGGGCCGCCGGGCAGGGCGTGCGGGTGCTCGTCGCCGAGGTGGTGTGCGGCGAGCTCGCCCGAGCCCTCGGCCTGCCGGTGCCCGCGCTGGCGACCGTCGACGTGGCCGCGGAGCTCGCGGTGGGGGAGCCGGACTTCGAGGTGCAGGAGCTCATGCAGCGCTCCGCCGGCCGCAACCTGGGCCTGGACTACCTGCCCGGCGCGCTGGACTTCGAGGCCGGGGTGGCCTCGGTCGACCCCGAGCTGGCCGGGCGGGTGCTGTGGTTCGACGCGCTGGTCGGCAACGTCGACCGGTCGTGGCGCAACCCGAACATGCTGTTCTGGCACGGCCGGCTCCACCTGATCGACCACGGCGCGGCGCTGACCTTCCACCACCACTGGCCGGGCGCGGCCGCCGCGGTGGCGCGGCCCTACGACGCGGCGCAGCACGCGCTGATCGAGTGCTCGCCGGACGTCGGCGCGGCCGATGCCGCGCTCGGGGCGCTCGTGACCCGGTCGCTGCTGGAGGAGGTGCTCGCGCAGGTGCCCGACGAGTGGCTGGACGAGGAGGGACCGCGGGAGCGCTACGTCGAGCAGCTGCTGGCCCGGCTGGACGCGCGGTCCTCGTGGCTGCCCGGCCTGCTCGAGGCCGCCCACACCGGCCGTGCGGGACGGCGACGCGCGCCCCGCGGCGAGAACCGTCCCGGCTGGCTCGGGCCGCCGCCGCCCGAGGGGGTGACGCAGCGATGA
- a CDS encoding catalase has translation MPPARRPDQKAPGTFSPTGVGYEGPRTGRDPREQSGDALTTPNGVRIPDSDHSLKAGPRGPVLLEDFHLREKIMHFDHERIPERVVHARGAGAHGVFTATGAAAKVTRAAVLAEKGLQTPVFVRFSTVLGSRGSADTVRDTRGFATKFYTKEGTWDLVGNNMPVFFIQDAIKFPDIIHAGKPHPDVEIPQAQSAHDTFWDFVTLHTEATHHTIWNMSDRGIPRSYRTMEGFGVHTFRLVDADRNTVLVKFHWKPRLGVHSLTWEEAQIAAGVDPDFHRRDLYEAIEAGAFPEWDLGIQVFPDTPEETFEGIDLLDPTKIVPEELAPVQVIGTLVLNGNPTNFFAETEQVAFHTGHLVPGIESTNDPLLQGRNFSYLDTQLTRLGGPNFTQIPINRPHAPVNDNTRDGFHQHAVHTGQAPYTPNSVDDGAPFPSEWADAGYVNVPRAVSGEVGRTAPASFDDHFSQAALFYASLTSIEQQHIADAYTFELGKCYEQAIKERALTVLARIDAQLCTTVAAGLGLPAPAPEVPAHGESPALRQIKPTPFPIAGRKVGVVAGPGADLAGIGTLRTALEAQGAQLLVIAPHGGQLGSGRTVEIVDRTFATGRSIEFDALVVADGAPKDGDFRAIVMLQEAFRHLKAIGAWGDGVEVLADAGIEPDYPGVLTGRNANAKLAAGLVAALGTHRAWDRTPLIAASMIPPAA, from the coding sequence ATGCCCCCCGCCCGCCGTCCGGACCAGAAGGCCCCCGGGACGTTCAGCCCGACCGGAGTGGGCTACGAGGGCCCGCGGACCGGCCGAGACCCCCGAGAGCAGTCCGGCGACGCGCTGACCACGCCGAACGGGGTGCGCATCCCCGACTCCGACCACTCGCTGAAGGCGGGTCCGCGGGGACCGGTCCTCCTCGAGGACTTCCACCTGCGCGAGAAGATCATGCACTTCGACCACGAGCGCATCCCCGAGCGCGTGGTCCACGCCCGCGGCGCCGGCGCGCACGGCGTGTTCACCGCCACCGGCGCGGCCGCGAAGGTCACCCGCGCCGCCGTCCTGGCCGAGAAGGGCCTGCAGACGCCGGTCTTCGTGCGGTTCTCCACCGTGCTGGGCTCGCGCGGCTCGGCCGACACCGTGCGCGACACCCGCGGGTTCGCGACGAAGTTCTACACGAAGGAGGGGACCTGGGACCTGGTCGGCAACAACATGCCGGTCTTCTTCATCCAGGACGCGATCAAGTTCCCCGACATCATCCACGCGGGCAAGCCGCACCCGGACGTCGAGATCCCGCAGGCGCAGTCGGCGCACGACACGTTCTGGGACTTCGTGACGCTCCACACCGAGGCCACCCACCACACGATCTGGAACATGAGCGACCGCGGGATCCCGCGCAGCTACCGGACCATGGAGGGCTTCGGCGTCCACACGTTCCGGCTGGTCGACGCCGACCGCAACACCGTGCTGGTCAAGTTCCACTGGAAGCCACGGCTCGGCGTGCACTCCCTGACCTGGGAGGAGGCGCAGATCGCCGCCGGGGTCGACCCCGACTTCCACCGGCGTGACCTCTACGAGGCCATCGAGGCCGGCGCCTTCCCCGAGTGGGACCTCGGCATCCAGGTCTTCCCCGACACCCCGGAGGAGACGTTCGAGGGCATCGACCTGCTCGACCCGACCAAGATCGTGCCCGAGGAGCTCGCGCCGGTGCAGGTGATCGGGACGCTGGTGCTCAACGGCAACCCGACCAACTTCTTCGCCGAGACCGAGCAGGTGGCCTTCCACACCGGCCACCTGGTGCCCGGCATCGAGTCGACGAACGACCCGCTGCTGCAGGGTCGCAACTTCTCCTACCTGGACACCCAGCTCACCCGGCTCGGCGGCCCGAACTTCACCCAGATCCCGATCAACCGGCCGCACGCGCCGGTCAACGACAACACCCGCGACGGCTTCCACCAGCACGCGGTCCACACCGGGCAGGCGCCCTACACGCCGAACAGCGTGGACGACGGGGCGCCCTTCCCCTCCGAGTGGGCCGACGCCGGCTACGTCAACGTCCCCCGCGCGGTGTCCGGCGAGGTCGGCCGGACGGCGCCGGCGTCGTTCGACGACCACTTCTCGCAGGCCGCGCTGTTCTACGCGAGCCTGACGAGCATCGAGCAGCAGCACATCGCCGACGCGTACACCTTCGAGCTCGGCAAGTGCTATGAGCAGGCGATCAAGGAGCGGGCGCTCACCGTCCTGGCGAGGATCGACGCGCAGCTGTGCACCACCGTGGCCGCCGGCCTGGGGCTGCCCGCGCCGGCGCCGGAGGTGCCGGCGCACGGCGAGTCCCCGGCGCTGCGGCAGATCAAGCCCACGCCCTTCCCGATCGCGGGCCGCAAGGTCGGCGTCGTTGCCGGGCCGGGCGCCGATCTCGCCGGCATCGGCACGCTGCGCACGGCCCTGGAGGCGCAGGGCGCGCAGCTGCTGGTGATCGCCCCGCACGGCGGGCAGCTGGGCTCCGGCCGCACGGTCGAGATCGTCGACCGGACCTTCGCCACCGGCCGGTCGATCGAGTTCGACGCGCTCGTCGTCGCCGACGGCGCCCCGAAGGACGGCGACTTCCGGGCGATCGTGATGCTGCAGGAGGCCTTCCGGCACCTCAAGGCGATCGGCGCGTGGGGCGACGGCGTCGAGGTGCTCGCCGACGCCGGCATCGAGCCCGACTACCCCGGCGTCCTCACCGGCCGGAACGCCAACGCCAAGCTGGCCGCGGGACTGGTCGCCGCGCTCGGCACGCACCGCGCGTGGGACCGCACGCCGCTGATCGCCGCGTCGATGATCCCGCCGGCCGCCTGA
- a CDS encoding putative immunity protein produces MSDFDLSLDELRVVARYVAESAESVLPVFETAHPDDPRPRAAVGAAWEFVDGAPRTRLQRSTSLDAHRAAREATTDVARLAARSAGDAAAAAYLHPIAQAEQVGHILRAAASAARIAELQTGDAEAAIEAARRRAPPVLVDVLSRYPPAPASRTPVGSLMSALDAALRRNSAR; encoded by the coding sequence GTGAGCGACTTCGACCTCAGCCTGGACGAGCTCCGGGTCGTCGCGCGGTACGTGGCGGAGAGCGCCGAGTCGGTCCTGCCCGTGTTCGAGACCGCGCACCCGGACGATCCCCGGCCCCGCGCCGCCGTCGGCGCCGCCTGGGAGTTCGTCGACGGCGCGCCGCGCACGCGGCTGCAGCGCAGCACCTCGCTCGACGCCCACCGCGCCGCCCGCGAGGCGACCACCGACGTCGCGCGGCTCGCCGCCCGGTCCGCCGGGGACGCCGCAGCCGCCGCCTACCTGCACCCGATCGCCCAGGCCGAGCAGGTCGGCCACATCCTCCGGGCGGCCGCCAGTGCCGCCCGGATCGCCGAGCTGCAGACGGGCGACGCCGAGGCTGCGATCGAGGCGGCGAGGCGGCGCGCCCCACCGGTCCTCGTCGACGTCCTGAGCCGCTATCCGCCCGCGCCGGCGAGCCGGACCCCGGTCGGGTCGCTCATGAGCGCTCTGGACGCCGCTCTGCGGCGGAACTCAGCCCGGTAG